A window of the Serratia sarumanii genome harbors these coding sequences:
- a CDS encoding fimbrial protein translates to MSSWSIYKRLALLGCLATPFGAQALECHLNTENGITEESEDIGRLTIPATLPVGSRLWTSKPMSRDVMCWAHASKPKGEWVYFYPNPDNRQFAAGIAMGVIYNGRDLGLINSRVQTDMFRTPKQRELGHVNYQVYLQKTGEITEGGASQIAVFQLDGVGGINVHPGKNYRFTLTGLDKIKVIQCAASVELSTPEGVDFGEIPTWKPNAGTVASKDFSILIRKNGCSDSFALEANFMVKNGTLTDATGLNMDNGSTLRIHDNSNPKWIKYNQFDSFADMSGRDQVQKSYSASLQASGEGQEGNFRKTVILLINYI, encoded by the coding sequence ATGTCCAGCTGGTCTATTTATAAACGCCTGGCGTTGCTGGGTTGCCTGGCGACGCCGTTCGGCGCTCAGGCGCTGGAATGCCACCTGAATACCGAGAACGGCATTACCGAAGAGAGCGAGGATATCGGCCGGTTGACCATACCGGCCACCTTACCGGTCGGCAGCCGGCTTTGGACCTCTAAACCGATGAGCCGCGACGTTATGTGCTGGGCGCACGCCAGCAAACCCAAGGGGGAATGGGTTTATTTCTATCCCAATCCGGACAACCGGCAGTTCGCCGCCGGCATCGCCATGGGGGTGATTTATAACGGCCGGGATCTCGGCTTGATCAACTCCCGAGTACAAACCGATATGTTTCGTACCCCTAAGCAACGGGAGCTCGGTCATGTCAACTATCAGGTTTATTTGCAAAAAACCGGAGAAATCACCGAAGGGGGCGCCAGTCAGATCGCCGTTTTTCAGCTCGATGGCGTAGGCGGCATCAACGTCCACCCGGGAAAAAATTACCGTTTCACCCTTACCGGGCTGGATAAAATCAAAGTGATCCAGTGCGCCGCTTCGGTGGAGCTTTCAACCCCGGAAGGCGTTGACTTCGGTGAGATCCCGACCTGGAAACCCAATGCGGGCACCGTAGCGAGCAAGGATTTCAGCATCTTGATCCGCAAAAACGGCTGCAGCGACAGCTTCGCGCTGGAGGCCAATTTCATGGTGAAAAACGGCACGCTGACCGACGCTACCGGCTTGAATATGGACAATGGTTCAACCTTGCGCATCCACGATAATTCCAACCCCAAATGGATTAAATACAATCAGTTCGACAGCTTTGCCGACATGAGTGGCCGCGATCAGGTGCAAAAATCCTACAGCGCCTCATTGCAGGCCAGCGGGGAAGGACAGGAAGGCAATTTCCGCAAGACCGTAATCTTGCTGATTAATTATATTTAA
- a CDS encoding fimbrial protein — protein sequence MADFTGRLRPLLIGALLLGNGAAMASPPGEVQGTSGTVGFQGALLSSPCNLAPDSRDQSVDLGEIGTLAFRRVGDQSAPVRFRLAFTHCLLGAKALADNPAGMRNGDAGRLYLRGEQAATLVFLGESDPDNPQLLKLHGGVQGVGLRLKDQRGRALSLNQPSAPYVLQPGGNTLWFSAQLESTRPFIEANQFKGVVHVQLVYL from the coding sequence ATGGCTGACTTCACCGGCCGCCTGCGGCCTCTGCTGATCGGCGCCTTGCTGCTCGGCAACGGCGCCGCAATGGCCTCTCCGCCGGGAGAGGTTCAGGGCACCAGCGGCACCGTCGGTTTTCAGGGCGCTCTGCTGAGCTCTCCCTGCAACCTGGCGCCGGACAGTCGCGATCAGTCGGTCGATCTCGGTGAGATCGGCACGCTCGCCTTCCGGCGTGTCGGCGATCAAAGCGCGCCGGTACGTTTTCGTCTCGCCTTTACCCATTGCCTGCTGGGCGCCAAGGCGCTGGCAGACAATCCGGCCGGCATGCGCAACGGCGACGCCGGCAGGCTTTACCTGCGGGGGGAGCAGGCCGCCACGCTGGTGTTCCTCGGTGAAAGCGATCCCGACAATCCGCAGTTGCTGAAGCTGCACGGCGGCGTACAAGGCGTTGGCCTGCGGCTGAAAGATCAACGGGGCCGCGCGCTGTCCCTCAACCAACCCAGCGCCCCCTATGTCTTGCAGCCGGGCGGCAATACGTTGTGGTTCAGCGCTCAATTGGAATCAACCCGTCCGTTCATCGAAGCAAACCAATTCAAAGGAGTGGTGCATGTCCAGCTGGTCTATTTATAA
- a CDS encoding NADP-dependent oxidoreductase → MSQFENASIVLNSHPDGAATLENFRLETSSLRPLDPGEFLVENKWLSIDLYLRPRLNKSTKYVSPIKLGEVIQGEAIGEIVASRNPLFNVGDRVFTFSGWQKYYIGDAQNFTVHRLPETTLPPSIFLGAVGTPGRSAYFGLNKIAKPKPGETLVVSAASGSVGSVVGQLGKLAGCRVVGLAGSEDKCRYVVEELGFDSCLNYKTADLNRDLRAACPQGIDIYFENVGGRVSLFVAKLLNEGARVPICGNAANYNKGTDVDASGPADFFSALPDAPLNRFFLVTEWFKDYAESDAFLLNAAENGVLKYRETIVDGLENAPQAFIDSLNGKHFGKQLIRMC, encoded by the coding sequence ATGAGTCAATTTGAGAATGCATCGATCGTATTGAACAGCCACCCTGATGGCGCCGCTACGCTGGAAAACTTCAGATTGGAGACCAGCTCGTTGAGGCCATTGGATCCAGGAGAGTTTCTGGTTGAGAACAAATGGTTATCGATCGATCTCTATCTCCGGCCACGGCTCAATAAAAGCACCAAATACGTGAGCCCGATAAAGCTGGGGGAAGTGATTCAGGGAGAGGCTATTGGGGAAATCGTGGCTTCGCGTAATCCTTTGTTTAACGTTGGCGATCGCGTATTCACCTTCTCCGGTTGGCAAAAGTATTATATCGGTGATGCTCAAAACTTCACTGTTCATCGTTTGCCGGAGACAACATTACCACCTTCTATTTTTCTCGGTGCGGTCGGGACGCCGGGCCGATCGGCCTATTTCGGTTTAAACAAAATCGCGAAGCCAAAACCGGGTGAAACATTGGTCGTTTCTGCCGCCTCGGGCTCGGTTGGCTCCGTCGTTGGGCAATTGGGTAAACTGGCGGGATGCCGCGTTGTGGGATTGGCCGGCAGCGAGGATAAATGCCGGTATGTCGTGGAGGAGCTGGGTTTTGACAGTTGCCTTAACTACAAGACTGCCGACCTTAACCGGGATTTGCGCGCCGCGTGCCCCCAGGGTATCGATATCTATTTTGAGAACGTGGGCGGCCGCGTATCACTGTTTGTCGCCAAGTTGCTGAATGAGGGGGCAAGGGTGCCTATCTGCGGTAATGCGGCCAATTACAATAAAGGCACTGATGTTGATGCATCCGGCCCGGCGGACTTTTTCTCTGCCCTGCCGGATGCGCCTTTAAATCGTTTCTTTTTGGTAACCGAATGGTTCAAAGACTACGCCGAATCAGATGCATTCTTGTTAAATGCGGCAGAGAACGGTGTGTTGAAATACCGAGAAACAATAGTCGATGGGCTGGAAAATGCGCCTCAGGCTTTTATTGATTCACTTAATGGAAAACATTTCGGCAAACAATTGATACGGATGTGCTAA
- a CDS encoding helix-turn-helix transcriptional regulator — protein sequence MPDIRFTLFDSDNFYQQGLRLLLQDYLHSLNECQRLYPQFSPLALQALDNIEIVFRTPEERWGCACCYRSPYGIPRQRQLTLLILDDTAQQQVKNLSPLFSIHRRDSVYAIRLKLQMALEKFIQQPWMALHAADIWKCQACRLAALSHCEKKVLGLMSSGMSACSIAGLLQRSQKTISAHKRSAMRKLNVRKNSELNRVLLNQRELN from the coding sequence ATGCCAGATATTCGCTTCACGCTGTTCGACAGCGATAACTTCTACCAGCAGGGGCTGCGTCTGCTGCTGCAGGACTATCTGCACTCCCTGAACGAATGCCAACGCCTGTACCCGCAGTTCTCGCCGCTGGCGCTGCAGGCGTTGGATAACATCGAAATCGTGTTCCGCACGCCGGAAGAGCGCTGGGGCTGCGCCTGCTGCTACCGGAGCCCCTACGGCATCCCGCGCCAGCGGCAGCTGACCTTGCTGATCCTCGACGACACGGCCCAGCAACAGGTGAAAAACCTGTCTCCGCTGTTCAGCATCCACCGGCGCGACTCGGTTTACGCCATTCGCCTCAAGCTGCAGATGGCGCTGGAAAAATTCATTCAGCAGCCGTGGATGGCGCTGCACGCCGCCGACATATGGAAATGCCAGGCCTGCCGCCTCGCCGCGCTGAGCCACTGTGAGAAAAAGGTGCTGGGCCTGATGAGCAGCGGCATGTCCGCCTGCAGCATCGCCGGCCTGCTGCAGCGCAGCCAGAAAACCATCAGCGCCCACAAACGTTCGGCGATGCGCAAGCTGAACGTGCGCAAAAACAGCGAGTTGAATCGGGTGCTGCTGAATCAGCGGGAGCTGAATTAA
- a CDS encoding HlyD family secretion protein produces MKHSKKIGFLLLVLLVLSGFLYWLLYWRYFQTTDNAYVQADITNVSARISAVVVNSMIRDNHRVNKGDLLAQLDDREFVVALQKAEATLAQSRAALTNAQASYQMQKSAIDEFRSDVNSAAATLQYAHQQYLRFQILQKKNYVSKGDMDNATSSYRVAEAKYHQTQASLKTQSDKLQVLQSEIEQSQANVEQAQANLEQAKLTLSYTRIIAPIDGVISNRSLQVGMMVQAGQSIASIVSGAAPWISANFKETQKARMRKGLPVEVKVDAYPGKIFHARVDSISPATGATFALLPPDNATGNFTKIVQRVPVKIVFDSPQQIDSGLSASVTVDTRG; encoded by the coding sequence ATGAAACATTCTAAAAAAATAGGTTTCCTTCTGCTCGTGTTACTGGTTTTGTCAGGGTTTCTTTATTGGTTGCTTTATTGGCGCTACTTTCAAACCACCGACAATGCTTACGTGCAAGCAGATATTACAAACGTCAGCGCCCGCATCAGTGCGGTGGTGGTTAACTCTATGATTCGGGACAATCATCGGGTGAATAAAGGCGACTTGTTGGCTCAGTTGGACGACAGGGAGTTTGTTGTCGCGTTGCAGAAAGCAGAGGCGACTCTGGCGCAAAGTCGGGCGGCGTTAACGAATGCCCAGGCAAGTTATCAAATGCAAAAAAGTGCTATTGACGAGTTTCGCAGCGATGTGAATTCTGCTGCAGCCACTCTGCAGTATGCGCATCAGCAGTATCTCCGTTTTCAAATTTTGCAGAAAAAGAATTATGTTTCCAAGGGAGACATGGATAACGCCACATCCAGTTATCGCGTCGCAGAGGCAAAATACCACCAAACGCAAGCGAGCTTGAAAACGCAAAGCGATAAACTCCAGGTCTTGCAAAGCGAAATTGAGCAAAGCCAGGCTAATGTTGAACAGGCTCAGGCAAACCTGGAACAGGCGAAATTGACATTGAGTTACACGCGGATTATTGCGCCTATTGATGGGGTAATCAGCAACCGTAGTTTGCAAGTGGGTATGATGGTTCAGGCGGGGCAGTCCATTGCCAGTATCGTCTCCGGAGCGGCCCCATGGATAAGCGCCAATTTTAAGGAAACGCAGAAAGCACGTATGCGTAAAGGATTGCCTGTGGAGGTGAAAGTTGATGCGTATCCAGGGAAAATATTTCATGCCAGGGTGGATAGTATCTCACCGGCTACAGGAGCAACTTTTGCTTTATTACCACCAGACAATGCGACAGGGAACTTCACCAAAATTGTCCAGCGCGTCCCAGTAAAAATTGTTTTTGACTCTCCGCAACAAATAGACAGCGGCCTTTCGGCCTCTGTTACGGTAGATACGCGGGGATAG
- a CDS encoding MDR family MFS transporter: MSAVLTTAAVPAEDTRVSRREWCAILGGLIGGFMAILDIQIANSSMKVIQGALSATLNDSSWLMTSYFTAEIVAIPLCGWLCQALGTGRYALWCIAGFLGASLLCSAAWNLSSMIVFRALQGFSGGALIPISFRLIIEILPLKKRPLGMSLFSIIGTFAPAVGPALGGWLTDNFSWHAIFYINAIPALLSWGLIHYALKHPVIDWNIIRRGDFVGIISVMLCLGALEVILEKGGEENWLESNMICVLAVISAVSFLIFMYAQLTHAQPLINIRLFRDYNFSCAILVFAMLGVAIYGTLFLVPYYLTMVHDYNASDIGTVVIWMGFPQLIILPFIPLLIQRYNQKYLICIGFVGLAISAFMDCAMDGDFAGPQMAWSMLIRALGQPFIMVPLSLLATRNIQQKDSASSAVLINIFRSLGGSCGTAILSTFFITRIYTHVDVVKTSLVSGSNAFAGYLNDVKSLMIARGLAVDVMSIKSTAFAILGKRIARQSEIMAFNDLFLIMGGMMLATALLVMFSSRDFRLHVKKEGKE; this comes from the coding sequence ATGAGCGCCGTTTTGACAACGGCCGCGGTGCCAGCCGAGGACACCAGGGTCTCCAGGCGTGAATGGTGCGCTATTCTCGGAGGATTAATCGGCGGTTTTATGGCGATTTTGGATATCCAAATCGCCAATTCATCCATGAAAGTGATTCAAGGCGCGCTTTCTGCGACGCTGAATGACAGTTCCTGGCTGATGACGTCTTATTTTACCGCAGAGATAGTGGCAATTCCGCTTTGTGGTTGGCTTTGTCAGGCTCTGGGGACCGGGCGTTATGCGCTGTGGTGCATTGCCGGCTTTTTGGGGGCATCGCTGCTGTGTTCTGCCGCATGGAATCTGAGTTCCATGATCGTGTTTAGGGCGCTTCAAGGGTTCAGTGGCGGGGCGCTAATTCCCATTTCATTTCGCTTGATTATTGAGATCCTGCCATTAAAAAAACGGCCGTTGGGCATGTCGCTGTTTAGCATTATAGGGACTTTCGCGCCGGCGGTAGGGCCGGCATTGGGAGGCTGGTTGACGGATAATTTCTCTTGGCACGCCATATTTTATATCAACGCGATACCCGCTTTGTTGTCCTGGGGGTTGATTCACTATGCTTTAAAACACCCTGTTATCGACTGGAATATTATTCGTCGCGGGGACTTTGTCGGCATCATTTCGGTCATGCTGTGTTTGGGCGCGCTTGAGGTGATTTTAGAAAAGGGCGGTGAAGAAAACTGGCTAGAATCGAATATGATATGCGTGTTGGCGGTCATTTCCGCTGTTAGTTTCTTAATATTTATGTATGCCCAATTGACGCATGCCCAGCCGCTTATCAATATTCGCTTATTCCGGGACTACAATTTCTCGTGCGCCATCTTGGTTTTTGCCATGTTGGGCGTCGCTATCTACGGTACGTTATTCTTGGTGCCGTATTACCTGACGATGGTACATGACTACAATGCTTCTGATATCGGTACGGTGGTGATCTGGATGGGGTTTCCTCAGTTAATCATCCTGCCTTTTATCCCGTTGCTTATTCAACGATATAACCAGAAGTATCTAATTTGCATAGGGTTTGTTGGTCTGGCCATCAGTGCCTTTATGGACTGTGCGATGGACGGTGACTTTGCCGGCCCACAGATGGCCTGGTCCATGTTGATCCGCGCATTAGGCCAGCCCTTTATCATGGTGCCGCTTTCCTTGCTGGCTACCCGCAATATTCAGCAAAAAGACAGTGCCTCTTCGGCGGTGTTGATCAATATATTCCGCAGTCTGGGAGGCTCCTGCGGCACTGCCATCTTAAGCACCTTTTTCATCACGCGCATTTATACCCATGTCGACGTCGTTAAGACGTCGTTGGTCTCCGGCAGCAATGCCTTTGCCGGGTATCTCAATGACGTTAAAAGTCTGATGATCGCGCGCGGTTTGGCCGTTGACGTCATGAGTATAAAAAGTACGGCTTTCGCGATACTTGGCAAAAGAATCGCCCGTCAGTCGGAAATCATGGCGTTTAACGATCTGTTTCTGATTATGGGCGGAATGATGTTGGCAACCGCGTTGCTTGTGATGTTCTCTTCTCGCGATTTTCGTTTGCATGTCAAAAAAGAGGGTAAGGAATGA
- a CDS encoding fimbrial protein: protein MVVMMKSYRTITALCGIGFLFSSAVAAENKEIDFFGSVVSRPCNIDPQSLHQTVEMDTVLIKTLYRYGHTNPVSFSIRLTDCKTAVFKSVTATFTGTEDAELPGKLAINNGANGAAIALFDGAGKAIDLGTPTDAVTLQDGPNALRFSAYVQARPSAMKDKSLTEGEFSSVANFVLAYQ from the coding sequence ATGGTGGTGATGATGAAGAGCTATCGGACAATCACCGCTCTGTGCGGCATCGGTTTTCTATTTTCCTCCGCAGTCGCGGCGGAAAATAAGGAAATAGACTTTTTCGGCTCCGTGGTAAGCAGACCCTGCAATATCGACCCGCAGTCTCTTCACCAGACCGTCGAGATGGATACGGTGTTGATCAAAACCTTGTACCGCTACGGCCATACCAACCCCGTGTCATTTTCCATTCGCTTAACCGACTGTAAAACCGCCGTTTTCAAATCGGTCACCGCCACCTTTACCGGCACCGAAGATGCCGAACTGCCGGGCAAGCTGGCGATCAACAATGGCGCCAACGGCGCCGCCATCGCGCTGTTCGACGGTGCTGGCAAAGCGATTGATCTGGGCACGCCGACCGATGCGGTGACATTGCAAGACGGCCCCAACGCCCTGAGGTTCAGCGCCTATGTCCAGGCCCGGCCGAGCGCGATGAAAGATAAAAGCCTTACCGAAGGCGAATTCAGTTCCGTCGCCAATTTTGTGCTGGCGTACCAATAA
- a CDS encoding molecular chaperone, with the protein MNKHSIAVTAGSLALITLASTADAAIALDRTRAIYVSDAKSISLNITNENKELPFLAQAWIENAQHQKIVSPLVVLPPLQRVEAGERSVVRITKTPEAELLPQDRESVFYFNLREIPPKSSKANVMQLALQTQIKLFFRPKAIVAPQGEIWQEQLVFHKTADGFTIENPTPFHITLTGIARQTQKQGGGAIGDFQPVMLSPKSSEKVRLRDHGFDAFVVTYINDFGGHPELRFTCSASLCTAAPGKK; encoded by the coding sequence ATGAACAAACATTCGATAGCAGTAACCGCGGGCAGCCTGGCGTTGATAACGCTGGCTTCGACGGCCGACGCGGCGATCGCGTTGGATCGCACGCGCGCCATCTATGTGAGCGACGCCAAATCGATCAGCCTTAACATAACCAATGAGAACAAAGAGTTGCCTTTCCTTGCTCAGGCCTGGATCGAGAATGCGCAACATCAAAAGATCGTTTCGCCGCTGGTGGTATTGCCGCCGTTGCAACGGGTGGAAGCCGGAGAACGCAGCGTCGTGCGCATTACCAAAACGCCGGAAGCCGAGCTATTGCCGCAAGATCGCGAATCGGTGTTTTATTTCAATTTGCGCGAAATTCCGCCCAAAAGCAGCAAAGCCAACGTGATGCAGCTGGCGCTGCAAACGCAGATCAAACTGTTCTTCCGCCCGAAGGCCATCGTCGCACCGCAGGGTGAGATATGGCAAGAACAGCTGGTGTTCCACAAAACCGCCGACGGTTTCACCATCGAAAATCCGACGCCGTTCCACATCACGCTGACCGGCATCGCCCGTCAGACGCAGAAACAAGGCGGTGGCGCGATCGGCGATTTTCAGCCGGTGATGCTGTCCCCCAAATCCAGCGAAAAAGTGCGTTTGCGCGACCATGGGTTCGACGCCTTCGTCGTCACCTATATCAATGATTTCGGCGGCCACCCCGAGCTGCGCTTCACCTGCAGCGCTAGCCTCTGCACCGCCGCACCCGGAAAAAAATAA